A genomic segment from Acidimicrobiales bacterium encodes:
- a CDS encoding DUF2889 domain-containing protein, whose protein sequence is MPALVAPRSPSATTPPRRPGTVRRTTHIEMSWDGPWLHLAGAARDLETTDRGARVRDAASLDAHVDPRRRLASLDLVPDRPEATALAGSVVGSGFRSKVATVLPGERGTPLGLLLDDLPGASLISGYVRVRAEAHAGLPSGSTVPVGALEAMTDVCSGWRAGGRAMSSVASGDGIPLQDCPPAPDLAGGEGSSDVLGWHEIGSLPPGAMRRRRRIDVGGRDPVGVNAMFRDTYGEPDGTEVVLHEYGLEATLDPDGLVVRSIEATPAVLPFGECPLAAAHVEDLVGRAIGDFRSAVREQLTDIRSCTHLNDMLRVLADVAYLVGGR, encoded by the coding sequence GTGCCGGCCCTGGTTGCCCCCCGATCGCCGAGCGCGACGACGCCGCCGCGCCGGCCGGGAACGGTGCGGCGGACCACGCACATCGAGATGAGCTGGGATGGGCCCTGGCTGCACCTCGCCGGCGCCGCCCGGGACCTCGAGACGACCGACCGGGGGGCCCGGGTGCGGGACGCCGCCTCGCTGGATGCCCACGTCGATCCCCGCCGTCGGCTGGCTTCACTGGACCTGGTGCCGGACCGGCCCGAGGCGACGGCGTTGGCCGGGTCGGTGGTGGGGTCGGGGTTCCGGAGCAAGGTGGCGACCGTCCTGCCCGGTGAGCGCGGCACTCCGCTCGGCCTGCTGCTCGACGACCTGCCGGGGGCCTCGCTGATCTCGGGCTATGTGCGGGTGCGCGCCGAGGCCCACGCCGGCTTGCCCTCGGGCTCGACCGTGCCGGTCGGCGCCCTCGAGGCCATGACCGACGTGTGCTCGGGGTGGCGCGCTGGTGGTCGTGCCATGTCCAGCGTCGCCAGCGGCGACGGCATACCGCTCCAGGACTGCCCCCCGGCACCCGACCTGGCGGGGGGTGAAGGGAGCTCGGACGTCCTGGGCTGGCACGAGATCGGATCCCTGCCACCGGGCGCCATGCGCCGGCGTCGACGGATCGATGTTGGTGGACGCGACCCTGTCGGGGTCAACGCCATGTTCCGCGATACCTATGGAGAGCCAGACGGGACCGAGGTGGTGCTCCACGAGTACGGCCTGGAGGCGACGCTCGACCCCGACGGGCTGGTCGTGCGGTCGATCGAGGCGACACCGGCGGTGCTGCCGTTCGGCGAGTGTCCCCTGGCGGCGGCGCACGTCGAGGACCTCGTCGGCCGGGCAATCGGCGACTTCCGCTCGGCGGTGCGGGAGCAGCTCACTGACATCAGGAGCTGCACCCACCTGAACGACATGCTGCGCGTCCTCGCGGACGTGGCCTACCTCGTTGGCGGCCGGTGA